Proteins found in one Hoplias malabaricus isolate fHopMal1 chromosome 17, fHopMal1.hap1, whole genome shotgun sequence genomic segment:
- the nkx1.2lb gene encoding NK1 transcription factor-related protein 1: MNRDKAQGETAVIVSSAPESAAETRGEKRTEKREPLPEPVSPPEAPPAPAHRTTAFSVLDILDPNKFTSKRPPVARTGCELASCGTENRDALKVHTEEYESRKTPAIYKEGFMLRSELEPELTVPRCSPACSDLQEDALATHDDEDCEREEDDDDDEAHGHTHGSASQQQQQSKPKRKRSGSDSKSGKPRRARTAFTYEQLVALENKFKSTRYLSVCERLNLALSLSLTETQVKIWFQNRRTKWKKQNPGADTSAGAGPGSGVGPGMGSGPGGGGISPLSHSPPLSAHLAVHSGFGPPAPPPPPAGLMCAAQLPFLPGHAVLSPFMIGSQAYGAPAFYTQHL; the protein is encoded by the exons ATGAACCGGGATAAAGCGCAGGGTGAGACCGCTGTGATCGTGTCCTCGGCGCCGGAGAGCGCCGCGGAGACCCGTGGGGAGAAGCGCACAGAGAAGCGCGAGCCGCTGCCGGAGCCCGTGTCTCCCCCCGAGGCGCCCCCCGCCCCTGCACACAGGACCACCGCCTTCTCTGTGCTCGACATCCTCGACCCGAACAAGTTCACCAGCAAGAGGCCGCCAGTGGCGCGCACGGGATGCGAGCTCGCGAGCTGCGGCACCGAGAACCGGGACGCGCTCAAGGTCCATACCGAGGAGTACGAGAGCAGGAAAACACCCGCCATTTACA AGGAAGGTTTCATGTTGAGGTCGGAGCTCGAGCCGGAGCTGACTGTCCCGCGCTGTAGTCCCGCGTGCAGCGATCTTCAGGAGGACGCACTCGCGACCCACGACGATGAAGACTGCGAGCGCGAGGAGGACGACGATGACGATGAGGCCCACGGGCACACGCACGGGAGCGCGAGC cagcaacaacaacaatccAAACCGAAGCGAAAGCGCTCGGGCTCGGACTCCAAATCGGGCAAGCCGCGTCGCGCGCGCACCGCCTTCACATATGAGCAGCTGGTGGCGCTCGAGAACAAGTTCAAGTCCACGCGCTACCTGTCGGTGTGCGAGCGGCTGAATCTGGCGCTGTCGCTCAGCCTCACGGAGACGCAGGTGAAGATCTGGTTCCAGAACCGGAGAACCAAGTGGAAGAAGCAGAACCCGGGCGCGGACACGAGCGCGGGAGCAGGGCCGGGCTCGGGGGTCGGGCCGGGAATGGGTTCGGGCCCCGGGGGTGGGGGTATCAGTCCTCTGAGTCACTCTCCACCGCTGAGCGCACACCTCGCGGTGCATTCCGGGTTCGGGCCGCCCGCACCCCCGCCGCCGCCAGCGGGACTCATGTGCGCAGCGCAGCTGCCTTTCCTCCCGGGACACGCCGTGCTCTCACCCTTCATGATCGGCTCTCAAGCATACGGAGCACCGGCCTTCTACACCCAGCACctgtag